From Acinonyx jubatus isolate Ajub_Pintada_27869175 chromosome B2, VMU_Ajub_asm_v1.0, whole genome shotgun sequence, a single genomic window includes:
- the BRPF3 gene encoding bromodomain and PHD finger-containing protein 3 isoform X1, translating into MRKPRRKSRQNAEGRRSPSPYSLKCSPTRETLTYAQAQRIVEVDIDGRLHRISIYDPLKIITEDELTAQDITECNSNKENSEQPQFPGKSKKPSSKGKKKESCSKHASGTSFHLPQPSFRMVDSGSQPEAPPLPAAYYRYIEKPPEDLDAEVEYDMDEEDLAWLDMVNEKRRVDGHSLVSADTFELLVDRLEKESYLESRSSGAQQSLIDEDAFCCVCLDDECHNSNVILFCDICNLAVHQECYGVPYIPEGQWLCRCCLQSPSRPVDCVLCPNKGGAFKQTSDGHWAHVVCAIWIPEVCFANTVFLEPIEGIDNIPPARWKLTCYICKQKGLGAAIQCHKVNCYTAFHVTCAQRAGLFMKIEPMRETSLNGTIFTVRKTAYCEAHSPPGAATARRKGDSPGSLSEAGDEEGLKEGCGEEEEKEEVEEEEEDEGQGGVGGPLKGVPKKNKMTLKQKIKKEPEEMGRDTPSTVPMVTVPQIPSYRLNKICSGLSFQRKNQFIQRLHNYWLLKRQARNGVPLIRRLHSHLQSQRNAEQREQDEKTSAVKEELKYWQKLRHDLERARLLIELIRKREKLKREQVKVQQAAMELELMPFNVLLRTTLDLLQEKDPAHIFAEPVNLSEVPDYLEFISKPMDFSTMRRKLESHLYHTLEEFEEDFNLIVTNCMKYNAKDTIFHRAAVRLRDLGGAILRHARRQAENIGYDPERGTHLPESPKLEDFYRFSWEDVDNILIPENRAHLSPEVQLKELLEKLDLVSAMRSSGARTRRVRLLRREINALRQKLAQPPPPQPPSLNKTVSNGELPAGPQGDVAVLEQAPQEEPEDDGDRDDSILPPPPTLEPTGPAPSLSEQDSPPDPPTLKPINDSKPPSRFLKPRKVEEDELLEKSPLQIGSEPLQRLLSDNGINRVSLMPPETPAGAPLSGVGRRTSVLFKKAKNGVKLQRSPDRAPENGEDHGTVGSPASPASIEDERHSRKRPRSRSCSESEGERSPQQEEETGVTNGFGKHTESGSDSECSLGLSGGLAFEACSGLTPPKRSRGKPALSRVPFLEGVNGDSDYSSSGRSLLMPFEDRGDLEPLELVWAKCRGYPSYPALIIDPKMPREGLLHNGVPIPVPPLDVLKLGEQKQAEAGEKLFLVLFFDNKRTWQWLPRDKVLPLGVEDTVDKLKMLEGRKTSIRKSVQVAYDRAMIHLSRVRGPHSFVTSSYL; encoded by the exons ATGAGGAAGCCGCGCCGGAAGTCGCGGCAGAATGCCGAGGGTCGGCGCTCCCCATCTCCCTACAGTCTGAAGTGCTCACCTACTCGGGAGACCCTGACATATGCTCAGGCCCAAAGGATTGTCGAGGTGGACATCGATGGACGCCTGCATCGAATCAGCATCTATGATCCACTCAAGATCATCACAGAGGACGAGCTGACTGCCCAGGATATCACCGAATGCAATAGTAACAAGGAGAACAGTgagcagcctcagtttcctggcaAGTCCAAAAAACCCTCCTCCAAGGGCAAGAAGAAGGAGTCCTGTTCCAAGCATGCATCTGGCACTTCCTTCCACCTCCCGCAACCCAGCTTTCGCATGGTGGACTCAGGCAGCCAGCCAGAAGCACCCCCACTGCCTGCTGCCTACTACCGCTACATCGAGAAGCCACCTGAAGACCTGGATGCGGAGGTAGAATACGACATGGATGAGGAGGACCTTGCCTGGCTGGACATGGTGAATGAGAAGCGGCGAGTAGATGGGCACAGCTTGGTGTCAGCAGACACTTTTGAGTTGCTGGTAGACCGGCTTGAGAAGGAGTCATACTTGGAGAGTCGCAGCAGTGGGGCCCAGCAGTCACTCATTGATGAAGACGCCTTTTGCTGTGTGTGCCTGGATGACGAATGCCACAACAGCAATGTCATTCTCTTCTGTGATATCTGCAACCTGGCTGTACACCAGGAGTGCTACGGTGTCCCCTACATCCCTGAGGGCCAGTGGCTATGCCGCTGCTGCCTACAGTCTCCCTCCCGACCTGTGGACTGCGTCCTCTGCCCCAATAAGGGCGGCGCCTTCAAACAGACCAGTGATGGGCACTGGGCCCACGTGGTGTGTGCCATCTGGATCCCTGAAGTCTGCTTCGCTAACACCGTGTTCCTGGAGCCCATTGAGGGCATTGACAACATCCCACCTGCCCGCTGGAAACTCACCTGTTATATCTGCAAGCAGAAGGGGCTGGGTGCAGCCATCCAGTGCCATAAGGTGAACTGCTACACAGCCTTCCATGTGACATGTGCACAGCGGGCTGGGCTCTTCATGAAGATTGAGCCCATGCGTGAGACCAGCCTCAATGGCACCATCTTCACAGTACGCAAGACCGCCTACTGTGAGGCCCACTCGCCGCCAGGTGCTGCCACTGCTAGGAGGAAGGGTGACTCCCCTGGAAGCCTCAGTGAGGCTGGGGATGAGGAAGGCCTGAAGGAGGGCtgtggagaggaggaagagaaggaagaggtagaagaagaggaggaagatgaaggcCAAGGCGGGGTAGGTGGCCCCCTCAAGGGAGTGCCCAAGAAGAACAAGATGACTTTgaagcagaaaatcaagaaggagcCAGAGGAGATGGGCCGAGATACACCCTCCACTGTCCCCATGGTCACTGTCCCACAGATCCCCTCATATAG GTTGAACAAGATCTGTAGTGGTCTCTCCTTTCAGAGGAAAAACCAATTCATACAGCGGCTTCACAACTACTGGCTATTGAAGCGGCAGGCACGGAACGGCGTCCCCCTCATCCGGCGCCTGCATTCCCACCTGCAGTCCCAAAGAAACGCCGAGCAG CGAGAGCAGGATGAGAAGACCAGTGCAGTGAAGGAAGAGCTGAAATACTGGCAGAAGCTCCGGCATGACTTGGAGCGGGCGCGGCTGCTCATTGAGCTGATTCGGAAAAGAGAGAAGCTCAAGCGAGAACAG GTCAAAGTCCAGCAGGCCGCGATGGAGCTGGAGCTTATGCCATTCAATGTTCTGCTGAGAACCACACTGGACTTGCTGCAGGAGAAGGATCCGGCACACATCTTTGCCGAACCTGTCAACCTGAGTGAG GTTCCAGATTACCTGGAATTCATATCCAAGCCAATGGATTTTTCTACCATGAGGCGGAAGCTGGAGTCCCACCTGTACCACACCTTGGAGGAGTTTGAGGAGGACTTTAACCTTATAGTTACCAACTGCATGAAGTATAATGCTAAAGACACAATTTTCCACCGAGCAGCTGTCCGCCTGCGGGACCTGGGAGGGGCCATCCTGCGGCATGCCCGGCGGCAGGCAGAGAACATCGGCTATGACCCCGAGAGGGGCACCCACTTGCCTGAGTCACCCAAATTGGAGGACTTTTACCGCTTCTCCTGGGAAGACG TGGACAACATCCTCATCCCAGAGAACCGGGCCCACTTGTCCCCGGAGGTGCAGCTGAAGGAGCTGCTGGAGAAATTGGACCTGGTGAGCGCCATGCGGTCCAGCGGGGCCCGGACCCGTCGCGTCCGCCTGCTGCGCAGGGAGATCAATGCCCTTCGGCAGAAGCTGgcacagccaccaccaccacagccACCATCACTGAACAAGACTGTGTCCAATGGGGAGCTGCCAGCAGGGCCCCAGGGGGATGTGGCTGTGCTGGAGCAGGCCCCACAGGAGGAGCCAGAAGATGATGGGGACAGAG ATGACTCCATACTGCCTCCCCCACCAACCCTCGAGCCCACTGGGCCTGCACCTTCCCTGTCTGAGCAAGACTCCCCTCCGGATCCCCCTACTCTGAAACCCATTAATGATAGTAAGCCTCCAAGCCGATTCCTAAAGCCCAGAAAGGTGGAAGAAGATGAGCTCTTGGAAAAATCACCTCTGCAGATAGGGAGTGAGCCCCTGCAACGCCTGCTCAGTGACAATGGCATCAACAGAGTGTCTCTCATGCCCCCTGAGACCCCTGCTGGTGCCCCACTCAGTGGCGTGGGCCGCCGCACATCCGTCCTCTTCAAGAAGGCCAAAAATGGAGTTAAGCTACAGAGGAGCCCAGATAGGGCCCCAGAGAATGGTGAGGACCATGGTACAGTGGGCTCTCCTGCCTCTCCGGCCAGCATCGAGGATGAACGGCACTCCCGGAAGCGGCCAAGGAGCAGGAGCTGTAGTGAGAGCGAAGGGGAGAGGTCCccccagcaggaggaggagacag GCGTGACCAACGGATTTGGAAAACACACCGAAAGCGGGTCTGACTCAGAATGTAGTTTGGGTCTCAGTGGTGGACTGGCATTTGAAGCTTGCAG TGGTCTGACGCCCCCCAAACGCAGCCGTGGGAAGCCAGCCCTATCTCGTGTACCCTTCCTGGAAGGTGTAAATGGAGATTCTGACTACAGCAGCTCAG gcaGAAGCCTCCTGATGCCCTTTGAAGACCGCGGAGACCTGGAGCCCCTGGAGCTGGTGTGGGCCAAGTGCCGAGGCTATCCCTCCTACCCCGCCTTG ATCATCGATCCCAAGATGCCCCGGGAGGGCCTCCTGCACAATGGTGTTCCCATCCCTGTCCCCCCTCTGGATGTGCTGAAGCTGGGAGAGCAGAAACAGGCCGAGGCTGGAGAGAAGCTCTTCCTTGTCCTCTTCTTTGACAACAAGCGCACCTG
- the BRPF3 gene encoding bromodomain and PHD finger-containing protein 3 isoform X3, whose product MRKPRRKSRQNAEGRRSPSPYSLKCSPTRETLTYAQAQRIVEVDIDGRLHRISIYDPLKIITEDELTAQDITECNSNKENSEQPQFPGKSKKPSSKGKKKESCSKHASGTSFHLPQPSFRMVDSGSQPEAPPLPAAYYRYIEKPPEDLDAEVEYDMDEEDLAWLDMVNEKRRVDGHSLVSADTFELLVDRLEKESYLESRSSGAQQSLIDEDAFCCVCLDDECHNSNVILFCDICNLAVHQECYGVPYIPEGQWLCRCCLQSPSRPVDCVLCPNKGGAFKQTSDGHWAHVVCAIWIPEVCFANTVFLEPIEGIDNIPPARWKLTCYICKQKGLGAAIQCHKVNCYTAFHVTCAQRAGLFMKIEPMRETSLNGTIFTVRKTAYCEAHSPPGAATARRKGDSPGSLSEAGDEEGLKEGCGEEEEKEEVEEEEEDEGQGGVGGPLKGVPKKNKMTLKQKIKKEPEEMGRDTPSTVPMVTVPQIPSYRLNKICSGLSFQRKNQFIQRLHNYWLLKRQARNGVPLIRRLHSHLQSQRNAEQREQDEKTSAVKEELKYWQKLRHDLERARLLIELIRKREKLKREQVKVQQAAMELELMPFNVLLRTTLDLLQEKDPAHIFAEPVNLSEVPDYLEFISKPMDFSTMRRKLESHLYHTLEEFEEDFNLIVTNCMKYNAKDTIFHRAAVRLRDLGGAILRHARRQAENIGYDPERGTHLPESPKLEDFYRFSWEDVDNILIPENRAHLSPEVQLKELLEKLDLVSAMRSSGARTRRVRLLRREINALRQKLAQPPPPQPPSLNKTVSNGELPAGPQGDVAVLEQAPQEEPEDDGDRGVTNGFGKHTESGSDSECSLGLSGGLAFEACSGLTPPKRSRGKPALSRVPFLEGVNGDSDYSSSGRSLLMPFEDRGDLEPLELVWAKCRGYPSYPALIIDPKMPREGLLHNGVPIPVPPLDVLKLGEQKQAEAGEKLFLVLFFDNKRTWQWLPRDKVLPLGVEDTVDKLKMLEGRKTSIRKSVQVAYDRAMIHLSRVRGPHSFVTSSYL is encoded by the exons ATGAGGAAGCCGCGCCGGAAGTCGCGGCAGAATGCCGAGGGTCGGCGCTCCCCATCTCCCTACAGTCTGAAGTGCTCACCTACTCGGGAGACCCTGACATATGCTCAGGCCCAAAGGATTGTCGAGGTGGACATCGATGGACGCCTGCATCGAATCAGCATCTATGATCCACTCAAGATCATCACAGAGGACGAGCTGACTGCCCAGGATATCACCGAATGCAATAGTAACAAGGAGAACAGTgagcagcctcagtttcctggcaAGTCCAAAAAACCCTCCTCCAAGGGCAAGAAGAAGGAGTCCTGTTCCAAGCATGCATCTGGCACTTCCTTCCACCTCCCGCAACCCAGCTTTCGCATGGTGGACTCAGGCAGCCAGCCAGAAGCACCCCCACTGCCTGCTGCCTACTACCGCTACATCGAGAAGCCACCTGAAGACCTGGATGCGGAGGTAGAATACGACATGGATGAGGAGGACCTTGCCTGGCTGGACATGGTGAATGAGAAGCGGCGAGTAGATGGGCACAGCTTGGTGTCAGCAGACACTTTTGAGTTGCTGGTAGACCGGCTTGAGAAGGAGTCATACTTGGAGAGTCGCAGCAGTGGGGCCCAGCAGTCACTCATTGATGAAGACGCCTTTTGCTGTGTGTGCCTGGATGACGAATGCCACAACAGCAATGTCATTCTCTTCTGTGATATCTGCAACCTGGCTGTACACCAGGAGTGCTACGGTGTCCCCTACATCCCTGAGGGCCAGTGGCTATGCCGCTGCTGCCTACAGTCTCCCTCCCGACCTGTGGACTGCGTCCTCTGCCCCAATAAGGGCGGCGCCTTCAAACAGACCAGTGATGGGCACTGGGCCCACGTGGTGTGTGCCATCTGGATCCCTGAAGTCTGCTTCGCTAACACCGTGTTCCTGGAGCCCATTGAGGGCATTGACAACATCCCACCTGCCCGCTGGAAACTCACCTGTTATATCTGCAAGCAGAAGGGGCTGGGTGCAGCCATCCAGTGCCATAAGGTGAACTGCTACACAGCCTTCCATGTGACATGTGCACAGCGGGCTGGGCTCTTCATGAAGATTGAGCCCATGCGTGAGACCAGCCTCAATGGCACCATCTTCACAGTACGCAAGACCGCCTACTGTGAGGCCCACTCGCCGCCAGGTGCTGCCACTGCTAGGAGGAAGGGTGACTCCCCTGGAAGCCTCAGTGAGGCTGGGGATGAGGAAGGCCTGAAGGAGGGCtgtggagaggaggaagagaaggaagaggtagaagaagaggaggaagatgaaggcCAAGGCGGGGTAGGTGGCCCCCTCAAGGGAGTGCCCAAGAAGAACAAGATGACTTTgaagcagaaaatcaagaaggagcCAGAGGAGATGGGCCGAGATACACCCTCCACTGTCCCCATGGTCACTGTCCCACAGATCCCCTCATATAG GTTGAACAAGATCTGTAGTGGTCTCTCCTTTCAGAGGAAAAACCAATTCATACAGCGGCTTCACAACTACTGGCTATTGAAGCGGCAGGCACGGAACGGCGTCCCCCTCATCCGGCGCCTGCATTCCCACCTGCAGTCCCAAAGAAACGCCGAGCAG CGAGAGCAGGATGAGAAGACCAGTGCAGTGAAGGAAGAGCTGAAATACTGGCAGAAGCTCCGGCATGACTTGGAGCGGGCGCGGCTGCTCATTGAGCTGATTCGGAAAAGAGAGAAGCTCAAGCGAGAACAG GTCAAAGTCCAGCAGGCCGCGATGGAGCTGGAGCTTATGCCATTCAATGTTCTGCTGAGAACCACACTGGACTTGCTGCAGGAGAAGGATCCGGCACACATCTTTGCCGAACCTGTCAACCTGAGTGAG GTTCCAGATTACCTGGAATTCATATCCAAGCCAATGGATTTTTCTACCATGAGGCGGAAGCTGGAGTCCCACCTGTACCACACCTTGGAGGAGTTTGAGGAGGACTTTAACCTTATAGTTACCAACTGCATGAAGTATAATGCTAAAGACACAATTTTCCACCGAGCAGCTGTCCGCCTGCGGGACCTGGGAGGGGCCATCCTGCGGCATGCCCGGCGGCAGGCAGAGAACATCGGCTATGACCCCGAGAGGGGCACCCACTTGCCTGAGTCACCCAAATTGGAGGACTTTTACCGCTTCTCCTGGGAAGACG TGGACAACATCCTCATCCCAGAGAACCGGGCCCACTTGTCCCCGGAGGTGCAGCTGAAGGAGCTGCTGGAGAAATTGGACCTGGTGAGCGCCATGCGGTCCAGCGGGGCCCGGACCCGTCGCGTCCGCCTGCTGCGCAGGGAGATCAATGCCCTTCGGCAGAAGCTGgcacagccaccaccaccacagccACCATCACTGAACAAGACTGTGTCCAATGGGGAGCTGCCAGCAGGGCCCCAGGGGGATGTGGCTGTGCTGGAGCAGGCCCCACAGGAGGAGCCAGAAGATGATGGGGACAGAG GCGTGACCAACGGATTTGGAAAACACACCGAAAGCGGGTCTGACTCAGAATGTAGTTTGGGTCTCAGTGGTGGACTGGCATTTGAAGCTTGCAG TGGTCTGACGCCCCCCAAACGCAGCCGTGGGAAGCCAGCCCTATCTCGTGTACCCTTCCTGGAAGGTGTAAATGGAGATTCTGACTACAGCAGCTCAG gcaGAAGCCTCCTGATGCCCTTTGAAGACCGCGGAGACCTGGAGCCCCTGGAGCTGGTGTGGGCCAAGTGCCGAGGCTATCCCTCCTACCCCGCCTTG ATCATCGATCCCAAGATGCCCCGGGAGGGCCTCCTGCACAATGGTGTTCCCATCCCTGTCCCCCCTCTGGATGTGCTGAAGCTGGGAGAGCAGAAACAGGCCGAGGCTGGAGAGAAGCTCTTCCTTGTCCTCTTCTTTGACAACAAGCGCACCTG
- the BRPF3 gene encoding bromodomain and PHD finger-containing protein 3 isoform X4: protein MRKPRRKSRQNAEGRRSPSPYSLKCSPTRETLTYAQAQRIVEVDIDGRLHRISIYDPLKIITEDELTAQDITECNSNKENSEQPQFPGKSKKPSSKGKKKESCSKHASGTSFHLPQPSFRMVDSGSQPEAPPLPAAYYRYIEKPPEDLDAEVEYDMDEEDLAWLDMVNEKRRVDGHSLVSADTFELLVDRLEKESYLESRSSGAQQSLIDEDAFCCVCLDDECHNSNVILFCDICNLAVHQECYGVPYIPEGQWLCRCCLQSPSRPVDCVLCPNKGGAFKQTSDGHWAHVVCAIWIPEVCFANTVFLEPIEGIDNIPPARWKLTCYICKQKGLGAAIQCHKVNCYTAFHVTCAQRAGLFMKIEPMRETSLNGTIFTVRKTAYCEAHSPPGAATARRKGDSPGSLSEAGDEEGLKEGCGEEEEKEEVEEEEEDEGQGGVGGPLKGVPKKNKMTLKQKIKKEPEEMGRDTPSTVPMVTVPQIPSYRLNKICSGLSFQRKNQFIQRLHNYWLLKRQARNGVPLIRRLHSHLQSQRNAEQREQDEKTSAVKEELKYWQKLRHDLERARLLIELIRKREKLKREQVKVQQAAMELELMPFNVLLRTTLDLLQEKDPAHIFAEPVNLSEVPDYLEFISKPMDFSTMRRKLESHLYHTLEEFEEDFNLIVTNCMKYNAKDTIFHRAAVRLRDLGGAILRHARRQAENIGYDPERGTHLPESPKLEDFYRFSWEDGVTNGFGKHTESGSDSECSLGLSGGLAFEACSGLTPPKRSRGKPALSRVPFLEGVNGDSDYSSSGRSLLMPFEDRGDLEPLELVWAKCRGYPSYPALIIDPKMPREGLLHNGVPIPVPPLDVLKLGEQKQAEAGEKLFLVLFFDNKRTWQWLPRDKVLPLGVEDTVDKLKMLEGRKTSIRKSVQVAYDRAMIHLSRVRGPHSFVTSSYL from the exons ATGAGGAAGCCGCGCCGGAAGTCGCGGCAGAATGCCGAGGGTCGGCGCTCCCCATCTCCCTACAGTCTGAAGTGCTCACCTACTCGGGAGACCCTGACATATGCTCAGGCCCAAAGGATTGTCGAGGTGGACATCGATGGACGCCTGCATCGAATCAGCATCTATGATCCACTCAAGATCATCACAGAGGACGAGCTGACTGCCCAGGATATCACCGAATGCAATAGTAACAAGGAGAACAGTgagcagcctcagtttcctggcaAGTCCAAAAAACCCTCCTCCAAGGGCAAGAAGAAGGAGTCCTGTTCCAAGCATGCATCTGGCACTTCCTTCCACCTCCCGCAACCCAGCTTTCGCATGGTGGACTCAGGCAGCCAGCCAGAAGCACCCCCACTGCCTGCTGCCTACTACCGCTACATCGAGAAGCCACCTGAAGACCTGGATGCGGAGGTAGAATACGACATGGATGAGGAGGACCTTGCCTGGCTGGACATGGTGAATGAGAAGCGGCGAGTAGATGGGCACAGCTTGGTGTCAGCAGACACTTTTGAGTTGCTGGTAGACCGGCTTGAGAAGGAGTCATACTTGGAGAGTCGCAGCAGTGGGGCCCAGCAGTCACTCATTGATGAAGACGCCTTTTGCTGTGTGTGCCTGGATGACGAATGCCACAACAGCAATGTCATTCTCTTCTGTGATATCTGCAACCTGGCTGTACACCAGGAGTGCTACGGTGTCCCCTACATCCCTGAGGGCCAGTGGCTATGCCGCTGCTGCCTACAGTCTCCCTCCCGACCTGTGGACTGCGTCCTCTGCCCCAATAAGGGCGGCGCCTTCAAACAGACCAGTGATGGGCACTGGGCCCACGTGGTGTGTGCCATCTGGATCCCTGAAGTCTGCTTCGCTAACACCGTGTTCCTGGAGCCCATTGAGGGCATTGACAACATCCCACCTGCCCGCTGGAAACTCACCTGTTATATCTGCAAGCAGAAGGGGCTGGGTGCAGCCATCCAGTGCCATAAGGTGAACTGCTACACAGCCTTCCATGTGACATGTGCACAGCGGGCTGGGCTCTTCATGAAGATTGAGCCCATGCGTGAGACCAGCCTCAATGGCACCATCTTCACAGTACGCAAGACCGCCTACTGTGAGGCCCACTCGCCGCCAGGTGCTGCCACTGCTAGGAGGAAGGGTGACTCCCCTGGAAGCCTCAGTGAGGCTGGGGATGAGGAAGGCCTGAAGGAGGGCtgtggagaggaggaagagaaggaagaggtagaagaagaggaggaagatgaaggcCAAGGCGGGGTAGGTGGCCCCCTCAAGGGAGTGCCCAAGAAGAACAAGATGACTTTgaagcagaaaatcaagaaggagcCAGAGGAGATGGGCCGAGATACACCCTCCACTGTCCCCATGGTCACTGTCCCACAGATCCCCTCATATAG GTTGAACAAGATCTGTAGTGGTCTCTCCTTTCAGAGGAAAAACCAATTCATACAGCGGCTTCACAACTACTGGCTATTGAAGCGGCAGGCACGGAACGGCGTCCCCCTCATCCGGCGCCTGCATTCCCACCTGCAGTCCCAAAGAAACGCCGAGCAG CGAGAGCAGGATGAGAAGACCAGTGCAGTGAAGGAAGAGCTGAAATACTGGCAGAAGCTCCGGCATGACTTGGAGCGGGCGCGGCTGCTCATTGAGCTGATTCGGAAAAGAGAGAAGCTCAAGCGAGAACAG GTCAAAGTCCAGCAGGCCGCGATGGAGCTGGAGCTTATGCCATTCAATGTTCTGCTGAGAACCACACTGGACTTGCTGCAGGAGAAGGATCCGGCACACATCTTTGCCGAACCTGTCAACCTGAGTGAG GTTCCAGATTACCTGGAATTCATATCCAAGCCAATGGATTTTTCTACCATGAGGCGGAAGCTGGAGTCCCACCTGTACCACACCTTGGAGGAGTTTGAGGAGGACTTTAACCTTATAGTTACCAACTGCATGAAGTATAATGCTAAAGACACAATTTTCCACCGAGCAGCTGTCCGCCTGCGGGACCTGGGAGGGGCCATCCTGCGGCATGCCCGGCGGCAGGCAGAGAACATCGGCTATGACCCCGAGAGGGGCACCCACTTGCCTGAGTCACCCAAATTGGAGGACTTTTACCGCTTCTCCTGGGAAGACG GCGTGACCAACGGATTTGGAAAACACACCGAAAGCGGGTCTGACTCAGAATGTAGTTTGGGTCTCAGTGGTGGACTGGCATTTGAAGCTTGCAG TGGTCTGACGCCCCCCAAACGCAGCCGTGGGAAGCCAGCCCTATCTCGTGTACCCTTCCTGGAAGGTGTAAATGGAGATTCTGACTACAGCAGCTCAG gcaGAAGCCTCCTGATGCCCTTTGAAGACCGCGGAGACCTGGAGCCCCTGGAGCTGGTGTGGGCCAAGTGCCGAGGCTATCCCTCCTACCCCGCCTTG ATCATCGATCCCAAGATGCCCCGGGAGGGCCTCCTGCACAATGGTGTTCCCATCCCTGTCCCCCCTCTGGATGTGCTGAAGCTGGGAGAGCAGAAACAGGCCGAGGCTGGAGAGAAGCTCTTCCTTGTCCTCTTCTTTGACAACAAGCGCACCTG